The Pristiophorus japonicus isolate sPriJap1 chromosome 31, sPriJap1.hap1, whole genome shotgun sequence genome has a segment encoding these proteins:
- the LOC139240391 gene encoding trypsin-like produces MKVLLLSLLLVAGAVASSDDKIIGGSECSPQSVPWQASLDLGYHSCGGALVSDRWVISAAHCWYNPYYMRVRLGAHDLRLGSATEQFINVESIYWNQDYNYQTLDHDVMLVKLVRTAKLSRDVSAIALPTECPLPDTQCVVSGWGNVLTEGVSMPNTLQCATIPLMSDAVCNGAYPGMISSTMICAGYIEGGKDACQGDSGGPLACNGILQGIVSWGYGCAEPNHPGVYTKVCSLLPWIHDIMATK; encoded by the exons ATGAAAgttctgctcctctcactgctcttgGTCGCTGGGG CTGTTGCCTCCTCAGATGATAAGATTATCGGAGGCTCTGAGTGCAGTCCTCAATCTGTACCATGGCAGGCATCTCTTGATCTTGGCTACCACTCGTGTGGTGGAGCTCTGGTTAGCGACCGCTGGGTGATATCTGCCGCCCACTGTTGGTATAA CCCGTACTACATGAGGGTGCGGCTCGGGGCACATGACCTGAGGTTGGGCTCAGCCACCGAGCAGTTCATCAACGTGGAGAGCATCTACTGGAACCAGGACTACAACTACCAAACCCTCGACCACGATGTGATGCTAGTGAAGCTGGTCCGGACCGCCAAGCTGAGCAGAGATGTTTCTGCCATCGCACTCCCCACCGAATGCCCCCTGCCCGACACCCAGTGTGTGGTCTCGGGGTGGGGGAATGTCTTGACGGAAGGAG TGTCAATGCCTAATACACTGCAGTGTGCGACGATTCCGTTAATGAGTGATGCTGTCTGTAATGGTGCCTACCCCGGAATGATCTCCAGCACTATGATCTGTGCCGGATATATTGAGGGTGGAAAAGATGCTTGTCAG GGTGACTCCGGAGGACCCTTGGCGTGCAACGGTATTCTGCAGGGGATCGTGTCGTGGGGCTATGGGTGTGCTGAGCCCAACCACCCGGGGGTCTACACCAAGGTCTGCTCGCTCCTCCCTTGGATCCACGACATCATGGCCACGAAGTGA